Part of the Actinomycetota bacterium genome, ACTCGACGAGGCGCTCAGTCTGCGTGAGCGCTCGTACGCCGGCTTCGCTTCGTCAGGCGACAAGCGCAGCGCCGCTCGTGTCGCGCTCACGCTGACGGACGATCACGCCAACCGCGGTGCCTTCTCGGTGGCTCACGGCTGGTTCGCGAACGCCGAGCGTTTGCTGGAGGGGTTGCCGGAGTCCGTCGAACACGGGCATCTGGCGCTGTTGCGTGGCTTCGTCGGGTACGCGACCGGAGGGAACCTCGCCGAGGCCGTCTCGAACCTCAACCGCGCGTACGAACTCGGCCAGCGGTTCGGCAACCGGGACATGCAGGCCATGGGCCTCGCCCTCAAGGGCAAGGTGCTCATTCAGATGGGCGAGGTCGATCAGGGGCTGGCCCTCCTCGATGAGGCGGCAGCCGGTGCGGTGTGCGGTGAGCTGCAGCCGTTGGCGGCGGGGAATGTCTATTGCGTCACGATCAGCTCGTGCCACGACGTGGGCGACTATCGGCGCGCCGCCGAGTGGACGGAGGCGGCGAATCGCTGGTGTGATCGTCTCGAGGTGACCGGTTTTCCCGGTGCCTGTCGCATCCACCGAGCCGAGATCCTGCGCCTGCGCGGCGACTGGCCGACGGCCGAGGAGCAGGCGCTCGTGGCCTGCGAGGAGTTGCACGACTTCAACCGCTTCGTGACCTCGGCCGGGTTCTACGAGGTCGGCGAGATCCGCCGTCGCCGCGGCGACTTCGCCGCGGCCGAGGAGGCGTACCGTCGGGCGAACGAGTTGGGCCACGAACCGCAGCCGGGACTCGCGCTCCTTCGCCTCGCCCAGGGCAAGGTCGAGGCCGCGGTTGCGGGGATCGCGCGCACGCTCGCAACCGCCGAGGACCCGTTGTCGCGCCTGCGCCAGCTCCCCGCCCAGGTGGAGATCGCGATCGCGGCCGGTGATCTGAAGACGGCACGGACGGCCGCTCACGAACTCGAACACCTCGTCGACTCCTACAAGATCGGAAACCAGCGCGCCCCCGCGTTCGACGCCACCGTCCACCGCGCCTCCGGCCAGATCAAGCTCGCGGAGGGTGACTGGGAGGGCGCGATCCGGTGCATGCGGCGGGCGTGGGACGGGTGGCAGCAGGTGGGCGCGCCGTACGAG contains:
- a CDS encoding LuxR family transcriptional regulator, with translation MPQILDSLQTAREAAARHAWREAYEAYSSADTRDLTPDDLESFAEAAYWTGRLDEALSLRERSYAGFASSGDKRSAARVALTLTDDHANRGAFSVAHGWFANAERLLEGLPESVEHGHLALLRGFVGYATGGNLAEAVSNLNRAYELGQRFGNRDMQAMGLALKGKVLIQMGEVDQGLALLDEAAAGAVCGELQPLAAGNVYCVTISSCHDVGDYRRAAEWTEAANRWCDRLEVTGFPGACRIHRAEILRLRGDWPTAEEQALVACEELHDFNRFVTSAGFYEVGEIRRRRGDFAAAEEAYRRANELGHEPQPGLALLRLAQGKVEAAVAGIARTLATAEDPLSRLRQLPAQVEIAIAAGDLKTARTAAHELEHLVDSYKIGNQRAPAFDATVHRASGQIKLAEGDWEGAIRCMRRAWDGWQQVGAPYETAQTRMLLGIAYRRQGDEHGAMSEFEAALATFERLGAKLDEERVKELLGRLETRRTFLFTDIVDSTRLLDTLGAEKWKRLLARHDELLRERIVDSGGEVIKQTGDGFFASFGNPKAAIEAAVGIQRALDAEVVAPDVRIGVHTGGGFHTDGDFRDYGGEGVHTAARIAAAAGPGEILASSETLDDIPTAFRLSEPRLELLKGFEQSVEVVSVAWR